Proteins encoded in a region of the Quercus lobata isolate SW786 chromosome 8, ValleyOak3.0 Primary Assembly, whole genome shotgun sequence genome:
- the LOC115956256 gene encoding toll/interleukin-1 receptor-like protein, with product MATQINDGASSSSFSPQFTYDVFLSFRGEDTRYNFTSHLYQALCDKGFNTFIDNELPRGEEISMELLKTIELSKSSVVLFSENYASSSWCLDELVKILEWRNNGLFVLPVFYKVDPSEIRKQKGKFGAALTQHEENLKDNVEKVQRWRTALIKATGLSGLHYKEGCNESETQFIQRIIKEISVTKLNRTQLFVTEHPVGIESRADAIQSLLDLKSNDVRMVGIYGLGGVGKTTIAKAIYNRIANCFELSYFLEDVKEKSSTNDDMIKLQETLLSKISRGMYIKVDSVPEGIIMIKERLCLTRFLLILDNVAE from the exons ATGGCCACCCAGATCAACGACGGagcttcctcttcttctttctctcccCAATTCACCTATGATGTTTTCTTAAGTTTCAGAGGTGAAGACACCCGCTATAATTTTACAAGTCATTTATATCAAGCTTTATGTGATAAGGGTTTTAACACCTTTATTGACAATGAACTTCCAAGAGGAGAAGAAATTTCAATGGAACTTCTTAAAACTATTGAATTGTCAAAGAGTTCGGTTGTTTTGTTCTCTGAAAATTATGCATCTTCTAGTTGGTGCTTAGATGAACTTGTAAAGATTCTTGAGTGGAGGAATAACGGACTATTCGTTCTACCTGTATTTTACAAAGTGGATCCGTCAGAAATTCGTAAACAAAAGGGAAAGTTTGGAGCAGCGCTAACTCAACATGAAGAAAATTTGAAGGATAATGTGGAGAAGGTTCAGAGGTGGAGGACTGCTTTGATTAAAGCAACTGGCTTGTCTGGGTTGCATTACAAGGAGGG TTGTAATGAATCTGAAACTCAATTTATCCAAAGAATTATTAAAGAGATATCAGTTACTAAATTGAATCGCACTCAGTTATTTGTTACTGAACACCCAGTTGGAATAGAATCTCGTGCGGATGCTATACAATCTCTTTTAGATTTGAAGTCAAATGATGTTCGCATGGTAGGGATTTATGGTCTTGGAGGAGTAGGTAAGACTACAATTGCAAAGGCTATTTATAACAGAATCGCTAATTGTTTTGAATTGAGTTACTTTCTAGAGGATGTCAAAGAAAAGTCGAGTACAAATGATGACATGATCAAACTACAAGAGACGCTTCTTTCTAAGATCTCACGGGGCATGTATATAAAGGTAGACAGTGTACCCGAAGGAATTATCATGATAAAGGAAAGACTTTGTCTTACAagatttcttttaattcttgacAATGTGGCTGAATAA
- the LOC115954894 gene encoding TMV resistance protein N-like isoform X1 — protein sequence MVNLLGECNWFALGSRVIITTRDKHVLNILGKDLPIYELKELNQSESHELFNLHAFPKIEPKKDYLEVAEQIIHYANGLPLALKIIGSDLCGKSICDWKSAFEKHKNIPHKKIVEKLKISYDGLEKTEKDIFLDIACFFKGFNRSCVENILDACKSYPGYGIGKLIDKCLITVGQFGELWMHDLLQQMGREIVQQESEELGERSRIWCFEDAEEILTTNMGSSKIRGIMCYSPQPIMMPIGAKAFEKMKNLKFLIVRNVRICEELEYLPNGLTLLQWPEFSFSLPSNYYPRQLVELEMPRSLIRLETTFKLEIQLKYLKRITLSECESITELPEFHTPSLEILDHSYCQNLAKVHESLGFLDKLQIWDLCGCRKLQILPKSLKLKSLKYLYLRECESITELPKFCTPSLENLDHSYCQNLAKVHESLGFLDKLQIWDLRGCRKLQILPKSLKLISLKYLYLRECESITELPEFCTPSLENLDHSYCQNLAKVHESLGFLDKLQIWNLRGCRKLQILPKSLKLISLKYLYLRKCESVIELPEFCTPSLEIMDLWFCENLVKVHESVGILDKLREWELCHCKKLQILPNILRLKSLTKFDLRNCFRLEKFPNIHPEMKCLRSLNLGGSGIRELPSSIEYLTGLQLLDLRCCKNLRYLPDDIYKLQLIDELYIPTAKLRQTYNYLDGFSRGGVLKLTSLDFRGNNNIIELDFLMKPEYFPVLYSLDLSETNIVSIPESLSRFVNLAVLEIRNCKQLQEIPRLPQSILDVDLGNCCSLNAQSLSRLLNQIGEFFEILPNKACKGTRSRILWDEIHFHHLLFIIRPPGTEIPKQLKLNHESDGNVISFWVGCKFPNNFFVCFALGPLKYPWKSIFSVCLSINRCSPEHLFSTDADELSDHLWIVSLSNKRLQDQLNKSSPSERNYVEVICEMKRLDTTTGWPQYVVVDWIKNHPRGWGVDVKCICHYCRHQCKEETIDQPMPDVPKNTTCPTSKMEEIDPTPRAVNNGAEDSELSTHAYINDGFNSMLYPPSKKARKS from the exons ATGGTAAATTTACTTGGAGAATGTAATTGGTTTGCACTAGGAAGCAGAGTCATTATAACAACAAGAGACAAACACGTGCTAAACATTCTTGGAAAAGATCTTCCAATTTATGAGCTTAAGGAATTAAATCAATCTGAATCTCATGAACTCTTCAACCTGCATGCCTTCCCAAAAATTGAACCTAAGAAAGATTATTTAGAAGTTGCAGAGCAAATCATACATTATGCCAATGGCCTTCCATTAGCTCTTAAAATAATAGGTTCTGATTTGTGTGGAAAAAGTATATGTGATTGGAAAAGTGCGTTcgaaaagcataaaaacattcctcacaaaaaaattgtggaaaagCTCAAAATAAGTTATGATGGACTTGAAAAGACCGAAAAggatatttttttggatattgcatgtttctttaaGGGATTCAATAGGAGTTGTGTAGAGAATATATTAGATGCTTGCAAATCATATCCAGGTTATGGAATTGGAAAACTTATTGATAAGTGTCTCATAACTGTTGGTCAATTTGGCGAGTTGTGGATGCATGACTTGCTTCAACAAATGGGGAGAGAAATTGTTCAACAAGAATCAGAAGAGCTAGGAGAACGTAGTAGgatatggtgttttgaggatGCTGAAGAAATACTAACTACAAATATG GGATCAAGTAAAATTCGAGGCATTATGTGCTACTCACCTCAACCAATCATGATGCCAATAGGAGCTAAAGCttttgaaaagatgaaaaatctcaaatttcttataGTTCGTAACGTACGCATTTGTGAAGAACTTGAATATCTCCCCAATGGGTTAACATTGCTTCAATGGCctgaattttcattttccttgcCATCTAACTATTATCCTCGACAACTTGTTGAACTTGAGATGCCACGTAGTCTTATTAGATTGGAGACAACATTCAAATTG GAAATCCagctaaaatatttaaaacgTATCACTCTCTCCGAGTGTGAGTCCATTACAGAATTACCTGAGTTTCATACCCCAAGCCTAGAAATATTGGATCAtagttattgtcaaaatttaGCTAAGGTTCATGAGTCACTTGGATTTCTTGATAAGCTTCAAATATGGGATCTCTGTGGTTGTagaaaacttcaaattcttccGAAGTCTCTCAAGTTGAAATCTTTAAAATATCTCTATCTCAGGGAGTGTGAGTCCATTACAGAATTACCTAAGTTCTGTACCCCGAGCCTAGAAAATTTGGATCAtagttattgtcaaaatttaGCTAAGGTTCATGAGTCACTTGGATTTCTTGATAAGCTTCAAATATGGGATCTCCGTGGTTGTagaaaacttcaaattcttccaAAGTCTCTCAAGTTGATATCTTTAAAATATCTCTATCTCAGGGAGTGTGAGTCCATTACAGAATTACCTGAGTTTTGTACCCCGAGCCTAGAAAATTTGGATCAtagttattgtcaaaatttaGCTAAGGTTCATGAGTCACTTGGATTTCTTGATAAGCTTCAGATATGGAATCTCCGTGGTTGTagaaaacttcaaattcttccaAAGTCTCTCAAGTTGATATCTTTAAAATATCTCTATCTCAGGAAGTGTGAGTCCGTTATAGAATTACCTGAGTTCTGTACCCCAAGCCTAGAAATAATGGATCTTTGGTTTTGTGAAAATTTAGTTAAGGTTCATGAGTCGGTTGGAATTCTTGATAAGCTTCGGGAATGGGAACTCTGCCATTgtaaaaaacttcaaattcttccaAACATCCTCAGGTTGAAATCTCTTACGAAGTTTGATCTTAGAAATTGCTTTAGGCTTGAGAAGTTTCCTAATATTCATCCAGAAATGAAATGTTTAAGGAGTTTAAATTTAGGGGGGAGTGGTATTCGAGAGTTGCCTTCATCAATCGAGTATCTCACTGGGCTCCAACTCTTAGACTTACGTTGTTGCAAAAACCTTAGGTATCTTCCGGATGACATCtataaattacaacttattgATGAACTATATATTCCAACTGCCAAATTGAGACAGACATACAATTATTTGGATGGCTTTTCCAGAGGTGGGGTTTTGAAGTTGACATCGTTGGATTTCAGGggcaataataatataattgaattaGATTTTTTGATGAAACCCGAGTACTTCCCCGTATTGTATTCTTTAGATCTATCTGAAACTAATATTGTTAGCATCCCTGAAAGCCTAAGCAGATTTGTGAATTTAGCGGTCCTTGAGATACGAAATTGCAAGCAGCTTCAAGAAATTCCAAGGCTTCCCCAATCTATACTAGATGTGGATTTAGGAAATTGTTGTTCGTTGAATGCACAATCATTAAGCAGATTATTGAATcag ATTGGAGAATTTTTCGAGATTTTACCAAATAAAGCTTGCAAGGGAACAAGAAGTAGGATATTATGGGATGAGATTCATTTCCATCACTTGCTTTTTATAATTAGACCACCAGGAACTGAGATTCCAAAGCAGTTGAAGTTAAACCATGAAAGTGATGGAAATGTCATATCATTTTGGGTTGGTTGCAAAtttccaaataatttttttgtctgTTTTGCTCTTGGACCGCTGAAATATCCATGGAAATCAATCTTTAGTGTTTGCCTTTCCATCAATCGTTGTAGCCCAGAGCACCTCTTTTCAACTGATGCAGATGAATTATCCGACCATCTGTGGATAGTTTCTTTATCTAATAAGAGATTGCAGGACCAATTGAATAAGTCAAGCCCATCTGAACGAAATTACGTTGAGGTAATATGTGAAATGAAGCGTTTGGATACGACGACTGGTTGGCCTCAATATGTTGTGGTGGATTGGATTAAAAACCATCCAAGAGGGTGGGGGGTCGATGTAAAGTGCATCTGTCACTATTGTAGACATCAATGCAAAGAAGAAACCATCGACCAACCTATGCCAGACGTCCCCAAAAACACTACCTGTCCCACTTCAAAAATGGAAGAGATAGATCCCACTCCCAGGGCTGTCAACAATGGAGCAGAAGATTCAGAGCTTTCAACCCACGCTTACATCAATGATGGTTTCAACTCCATGTTATATCCACCATCAAAGAAGGCAAGAAAATCTTGA
- the LOC115954894 gene encoding TMV resistance protein N-like isoform X2 — protein sequence MVNLLGECNWFALGSRVIITTRDKHVLNILGKDLPIYELKELNQSESHELFNLHAFPKIEPKKDYLEVAEQIIHYANGLPLALKIIGSDLCGKSICDWKSAFEKHKNIPHKKIVEKLKISYDGLEKTEKDIFLDIACFFKGFNRSCVENILDACKSYPGYGIGKLIDKCLITVGQFGELWMHDLLQQMGREIVQQESEELGERSRIWCFEDAEEILTTNMEIQLKYLKRITLSECESITELPEFHTPSLEILDHSYCQNLAKVHESLGFLDKLQIWDLCGCRKLQILPKSLKLKSLKYLYLRECESITELPKFCTPSLENLDHSYCQNLAKVHESLGFLDKLQIWDLRGCRKLQILPKSLKLISLKYLYLRECESITELPEFCTPSLENLDHSYCQNLAKVHESLGFLDKLQIWNLRGCRKLQILPKSLKLISLKYLYLRKCESVIELPEFCTPSLEIMDLWFCENLVKVHESVGILDKLREWELCHCKKLQILPNILRLKSLTKFDLRNCFRLEKFPNIHPEMKCLRSLNLGGSGIRELPSSIEYLTGLQLLDLRCCKNLRYLPDDIYKLQLIDELYIPTAKLRQTYNYLDGFSRGGVLKLTSLDFRGNNNIIELDFLMKPEYFPVLYSLDLSETNIVSIPESLSRFVNLAVLEIRNCKQLQEIPRLPQSILDVDLGNCCSLNAQSLSRLLNQIGEFFEILPNKACKGTRSRILWDEIHFHHLLFIIRPPGTEIPKQLKLNHESDGNVISFWVGCKFPNNFFVCFALGPLKYPWKSIFSVCLSINRCSPEHLFSTDADELSDHLWIVSLSNKRLQDQLNKSSPSERNYVEVICEMKRLDTTTGWPQYVVVDWIKNHPRGWGVDVKCICHYCRHQCKEETIDQPMPDVPKNTTCPTSKMEEIDPTPRAVNNGAEDSELSTHAYINDGFNSMLYPPSKKARKS from the exons ATGGTAAATTTACTTGGAGAATGTAATTGGTTTGCACTAGGAAGCAGAGTCATTATAACAACAAGAGACAAACACGTGCTAAACATTCTTGGAAAAGATCTTCCAATTTATGAGCTTAAGGAATTAAATCAATCTGAATCTCATGAACTCTTCAACCTGCATGCCTTCCCAAAAATTGAACCTAAGAAAGATTATTTAGAAGTTGCAGAGCAAATCATACATTATGCCAATGGCCTTCCATTAGCTCTTAAAATAATAGGTTCTGATTTGTGTGGAAAAAGTATATGTGATTGGAAAAGTGCGTTcgaaaagcataaaaacattcctcacaaaaaaattgtggaaaagCTCAAAATAAGTTATGATGGACTTGAAAAGACCGAAAAggatatttttttggatattgcatgtttctttaaGGGATTCAATAGGAGTTGTGTAGAGAATATATTAGATGCTTGCAAATCATATCCAGGTTATGGAATTGGAAAACTTATTGATAAGTGTCTCATAACTGTTGGTCAATTTGGCGAGTTGTGGATGCATGACTTGCTTCAACAAATGGGGAGAGAAATTGTTCAACAAGAATCAGAAGAGCTAGGAGAACGTAGTAGgatatggtgttttgaggatGCTGAAGAAATACTAACTACAAATATG GAAATCCagctaaaatatttaaaacgTATCACTCTCTCCGAGTGTGAGTCCATTACAGAATTACCTGAGTTTCATACCCCAAGCCTAGAAATATTGGATCAtagttattgtcaaaatttaGCTAAGGTTCATGAGTCACTTGGATTTCTTGATAAGCTTCAAATATGGGATCTCTGTGGTTGTagaaaacttcaaattcttccGAAGTCTCTCAAGTTGAAATCTTTAAAATATCTCTATCTCAGGGAGTGTGAGTCCATTACAGAATTACCTAAGTTCTGTACCCCGAGCCTAGAAAATTTGGATCAtagttattgtcaaaatttaGCTAAGGTTCATGAGTCACTTGGATTTCTTGATAAGCTTCAAATATGGGATCTCCGTGGTTGTagaaaacttcaaattcttccaAAGTCTCTCAAGTTGATATCTTTAAAATATCTCTATCTCAGGGAGTGTGAGTCCATTACAGAATTACCTGAGTTTTGTACCCCGAGCCTAGAAAATTTGGATCAtagttattgtcaaaatttaGCTAAGGTTCATGAGTCACTTGGATTTCTTGATAAGCTTCAGATATGGAATCTCCGTGGTTGTagaaaacttcaaattcttccaAAGTCTCTCAAGTTGATATCTTTAAAATATCTCTATCTCAGGAAGTGTGAGTCCGTTATAGAATTACCTGAGTTCTGTACCCCAAGCCTAGAAATAATGGATCTTTGGTTTTGTGAAAATTTAGTTAAGGTTCATGAGTCGGTTGGAATTCTTGATAAGCTTCGGGAATGGGAACTCTGCCATTgtaaaaaacttcaaattcttccaAACATCCTCAGGTTGAAATCTCTTACGAAGTTTGATCTTAGAAATTGCTTTAGGCTTGAGAAGTTTCCTAATATTCATCCAGAAATGAAATGTTTAAGGAGTTTAAATTTAGGGGGGAGTGGTATTCGAGAGTTGCCTTCATCAATCGAGTATCTCACTGGGCTCCAACTCTTAGACTTACGTTGTTGCAAAAACCTTAGGTATCTTCCGGATGACATCtataaattacaacttattgATGAACTATATATTCCAACTGCCAAATTGAGACAGACATACAATTATTTGGATGGCTTTTCCAGAGGTGGGGTTTTGAAGTTGACATCGTTGGATTTCAGGggcaataataatataattgaattaGATTTTTTGATGAAACCCGAGTACTTCCCCGTATTGTATTCTTTAGATCTATCTGAAACTAATATTGTTAGCATCCCTGAAAGCCTAAGCAGATTTGTGAATTTAGCGGTCCTTGAGATACGAAATTGCAAGCAGCTTCAAGAAATTCCAAGGCTTCCCCAATCTATACTAGATGTGGATTTAGGAAATTGTTGTTCGTTGAATGCACAATCATTAAGCAGATTATTGAATcag ATTGGAGAATTTTTCGAGATTTTACCAAATAAAGCTTGCAAGGGAACAAGAAGTAGGATATTATGGGATGAGATTCATTTCCATCACTTGCTTTTTATAATTAGACCACCAGGAACTGAGATTCCAAAGCAGTTGAAGTTAAACCATGAAAGTGATGGAAATGTCATATCATTTTGGGTTGGTTGCAAAtttccaaataatttttttgtctgTTTTGCTCTTGGACCGCTGAAATATCCATGGAAATCAATCTTTAGTGTTTGCCTTTCCATCAATCGTTGTAGCCCAGAGCACCTCTTTTCAACTGATGCAGATGAATTATCCGACCATCTGTGGATAGTTTCTTTATCTAATAAGAGATTGCAGGACCAATTGAATAAGTCAAGCCCATCTGAACGAAATTACGTTGAGGTAATATGTGAAATGAAGCGTTTGGATACGACGACTGGTTGGCCTCAATATGTTGTGGTGGATTGGATTAAAAACCATCCAAGAGGGTGGGGGGTCGATGTAAAGTGCATCTGTCACTATTGTAGACATCAATGCAAAGAAGAAACCATCGACCAACCTATGCCAGACGTCCCCAAAAACACTACCTGTCCCACTTCAAAAATGGAAGAGATAGATCCCACTCCCAGGGCTGTCAACAATGGAGCAGAAGATTCAGAGCTTTCAACCCACGCTTACATCAATGATGGTTTCAACTCCATGTTATATCCACCATCAAAGAAGGCAAGAAAATCTTGA
- the LOC115956257 gene encoding B3 domain-containing protein At4g01580-like, producing the protein MASQWRRDNDDGPADRSPHFFKIILPNAVQEGKLRIPDKFVQKFGVDLSDMAFLTIPNGRKWKVKLTQHAGGVWFQNGWSEFASSHGVAVGHLLVFKYEGNSQFHVLIFDATATEIDYTLDDELQVHRIEDDESDDSSVEIIKHFYRGEGSGSAHPKKDGGVAKNLVIANAFKSENPLFTVIMRPSYVNGKDQFTQDIINYLPRDGFTKDYTKASILPVKLQIVDRLWPVKLYIYERRGGSSCVVSAGWTAFVRENSLQVGDVCVFELIMRDGVLLNVHIFKCQD; encoded by the exons ATGGCTTCTCAATGGCGGAGAGACAACGACGATGGTCCTGCTGATCGGTCCCCACACTTTTTCAAGATTATTCTGCCGAATGCTGTTCAAGAAGGAAAGCTT CGGATTCCAGATAAGTTCGTGCAGAAATTTGGAGTGGACCTGTCAGATATGGCCTTTCTCACTATTCCAAATGGTAGAAAATGGAAAGTCAAGTTGACACAACATGCTGGGGGGGTTTGGTTTCAAAATGGTTGGTCCGAATTTGCAAGCTCTCATGGTGTAGCCGTGGGCCACTTGCTGGTTTtcaaatatgaaggaaattcacAGTTTCATGTACTCATATTTGATGCCACTGCAACAGAAATAGACTATACTTTAGACGACGAACTCCAAGTTCATAGGATCGAAGATGATGAGAGTGATGACAGCTCTGTTGAAATCATCAAACACTTTTATAGGGGAGAGGGTTCAG GATCAGCCCATCCTAAGAAAGACGGTGGTGTAGCTAAAAATCTTGTTATAGCCAATGCTTTTAAATCAGAAAATCCCCTTTTCACTGTTATCATGCGTCCATCCTACGTTAATGGCAAGGATC AGTTTACCCAAGACATTATCAACTACTTACCAAGAGACGGGTTTACCAAGGACTACACCAAAGCAAGTATACTCCCTGTCAAGCTCCAGATTGTGGACCGATTATGGCCTGTGAAGCTATACATTTATGAACGACGTGGGGGTTCATCATGTGTCGTATCAGCTGGTTGGACTGCATTTGTGAGGGAAAATAGTTTGCAAGTAGGAGATGTTTGCGTATTTGAGCTGATTATGAGGGACGGTGTTCTGTTAAACGTCCACATTTTCAAGTGCCAAGACTAA